A genomic window from Mustela erminea isolate mMusErm1 chromosome 16, mMusErm1.Pri, whole genome shotgun sequence includes:
- the LOC116575527 gene encoding collagen alpha-1(I) chain-like has translation MRKVSKISPGRYINSAASAGCCQAKGRRASPLLRAPPRPSRSPRVTGGGVRTLEAAGGLGCRGRARSPGDRGPLGVCAPSASSRAPIAAFPPRVGPRAAVAPGSRPLPGSQRVSFSYTTKSLRHCDPPGGHSGRAALAGAGAPPPGPKVEESARGEGDRRQGPRRQDLLVSQLRRRGAEEPVLPKTKPKMGNGEARAALRGMKIQAPGLDGDLLRSISGRRPDHVGIAKSQVNSSGESSKVIEIQSFCILNLTCLIFLFFLSFFSLGTYILFILNYC, from the exons ATGAGAAAAGTATCTAAAATTTCACCAGGCCGGTATATTAATTCTGCTGCATCTGCTGGTT GCTGCCAGGCAAAGGGGCGACGCGCGTCCCCATTATTGCGCGCGCCGCCGCGCCCTTCCAGGAGTCCTCGCGTGACTGGCGGCGGTGTCCGCACCTTGGAGGCGGCGGGCGGGCTGGGGTGCAGGGGACGCGCGCGCTCGCCCGGGGATCGGGGCCCCCTTGGTGTCTGcgccccctctgcctcttcccggGCACCGATCGCCGCCTTCCCGCCCCGGGTGGGGCCGCGGGCAGCAgtggccccgggctctcggccgCTGCCTGGGAGCCAGAGGGTCAGCTTTAGTTACACAACAAAGTCTCTTCGTCACTGCGATCCGCCTGGAGGCCACAGCGGCCGGGCAGCCCTGGCAGGGGCCGGAGCGCCGCCGCCGGGGCCGAAGGTGGAAGAGAGCGCGCGAGGGGAGGGTGACCGGCGACAGGGTCCCCGGCGGCAGGACTTACTCGTGTCACAACTGCGGCGACGAGGGGCTGAGGAACCGGTTCTTCCAAAAACCAAACCGAAAATGGGTAACGGAGAGGCCAGGGCAGCGCTAAGAGGG ATGAAGATCCAGGCCCCTGGCTTAGATGGAGATTTACTTCGGAGCATCAGTGGGAGAAGACCAGACCATGTGGGAATAGCCAAAAGTCAAGTCAACTCTTCAG GTGAATCTTCCAAAGTTATTGAGATTCAGTCTTTCTGCATACTTAATCTAACATGtctgatttttctgttctttttatcatttttctcccttGGCACATATATACTTTTCATTCTCAACTACTGTTAG